A single region of the Oscillospiraceae bacterium genome encodes:
- a CDS encoding pro-sigmaK processing inhibitor BofA family protein, protein MTVLQQVLLVLFGAVVLVAALKLFTAPLRLLLKLLLNTVLGFVGLLAFNLIGGALGLSLRFSLVNAVVIAVLGLPGFALLLLLQWLFGL, encoded by the coding sequence TGCTGTTTGGCGCCGTGGTGCTGGTCGCGGCGCTCAAACTGTTTACGGCCCCGCTCCGACTGCTTCTCAAATTGCTGCTAAACACGGTGCTGGGCTTTGTCGGGCTGCTGGCGTTCAATCTCATCGGCGGCGCGCTCGGCCTGTCACTGCGGTTTAGCCTCGTTAACGCCGTTGTTATCGCCGTGTTGGGGCTGCCTGGGTTTGCGCTGCTGCTTTTGCTCCAGTGGCTGTTTGGGCTCTGA
- a CDS encoding aldo/keto reductase produces MDTFRLGRTDLQVSRSGFGAIPIQRLSLDDAAALLRRAYGGGINFFDTARAYGDSEEKIAYALSDVRAHIILASKTMADTSEGFGADLETSLRNLKTDYIDIYQFHNPTFLPNADHPLYRAALQARREGKIRFISITSHRLDLAARMVRSGLFDTMQFPLSALSSTEDLDLVALCRAHDVGLIVMKAMSGGLITDPTATFALLRSLGDMVPIWGLQHLWELEQFLALEANPPALTPALRATIERDKQELAGAFCRACGYCMPTCPAGIQVSTAARMSLLLRRMNPARFTTPEMQALMEDITHCTDCGLCKAHCPYGLDTPALLRREHALYRVYLAKHA; encoded by the coding sequence ATGGACACTTTTCGGCTGGGCCGCACAGACCTTCAGGTCAGCCGCAGCGGGTTTGGCGCTATCCCCATCCAGCGTCTCTCTTTGGACGACGCAGCCGCTTTGCTGCGCCGCGCCTACGGGGGAGGCATCAATTTCTTCGACACGGCGCGCGCCTATGGGGACAGCGAGGAGAAAATCGCCTACGCGCTCTCCGACGTGCGCGCCCACATCATTCTGGCCTCCAAGACCATGGCCGATACGTCCGAGGGCTTTGGGGCCGACCTGGAGACCAGCCTGCGCAACCTGAAGACCGACTACATCGACATCTACCAGTTCCACAACCCCACCTTCCTGCCAAACGCGGATCATCCGCTCTACCGGGCCGCCCTGCAGGCGCGCCGCGAGGGTAAGATCCGCTTCATCTCCATCACAAGCCACCGCCTGGACCTGGCCGCCCGGATGGTGCGTTCCGGGCTGTTTGACACGATGCAGTTCCCGCTTTCCGCGCTCTCCAGCACGGAGGACCTGGACCTCGTCGCACTCTGCCGGGCGCACGACGTGGGTCTCATTGTCATGAAAGCCATGTCGGGCGGGTTGATCACAGACCCCACCGCCACCTTCGCGCTGCTGCGCAGTCTGGGCGACATGGTGCCCATCTGGGGTCTGCAGCACCTGTGGGAACTCGAACAGTTTCTGGCGTTGGAGGCAAACCCACCCGCGCTCACCCCGGCGCTGCGCGCGACGATCGAGCGGGACAAACAGGAGCTGGCCGGCGCGTTCTGCCGCGCTTGCGGCTACTGCATGCCCACCTGTCCGGCCGGCATTCAGGTCAGCACGGCCGCCCGCATGAGTCTGTTGCTGCGCCGGATGAACCCCGCCCGTTTCACCACACCGGAGATGCAGGCGCTCATGGAGGACATCACCCACTGCACCGACTGCGGCCTCTGCAAGGCGCACTGCCCCTACGGATTGGACACCCCCGCCCTGCTCCGCCGGGAACATGCGCTGTACCGGGTCTACCTGGCCAAGCACGCATAG
- a CDS encoding DUF3794 domain-containing protein yields the protein MELKIRTIHFFEPILESDAFREESAEIIVPDMFPDISRVLDTSGLAVVKEKSLKEGQAEIFGVVKASVLYVPEGEQGLKKVDVALPFSHLFEERDIGPGDSAVAHAVVLSAETYPINPRKVQVRVGVRLDVTVYHAGCWEICQDVEEAALYGIHTRREIGSAYLPVAVNGRTFTVTDEWEVPGSRPPVYEILRTDVRLHTQEAKPVGNKLVFKGAAFLRVLYAGPPSGADLADDIVLLEQEVPFSQIIEWGGGEETCDCTVDLQLAGLELDLRAGLAGESRLLGVTLQIDAQAVGMSPRDVEAVVDLYSTDYGLLPEFRVYRAVRLLDRSVRRQAVRESNETGRPVSAVTDAQVTLGPVTQQRTENQLTLTAQAAVNVVYLADDKRFYALSWQFPVSCVLEAPADAGCTATARVEGDVLATGTHDGVEVRFPVDFAATVSAVEPLTVLAAVDIDQEAAKDRAGRPSVVLRRAGGGETLWQIAKAHDTTMEDIAQANCLEGEAPLPAGQMLLIPRHR from the coding sequence ATGGAGCTGAAGATACGCACCATTCATTTTTTTGAACCGATTTTGGAGAGTGACGCGTTTAGGGAGGAGTCGGCCGAGATCATTGTGCCGGACATGTTTCCGGACATCTCGCGCGTGTTGGACACCTCGGGGCTCGCTGTTGTGAAAGAGAAGAGCCTCAAAGAGGGGCAGGCCGAGATCTTTGGTGTGGTGAAGGCCAGTGTGCTCTATGTGCCGGAGGGGGAGCAGGGACTGAAAAAAGTCGACGTCGCCCTGCCGTTTTCCCACCTGTTTGAGGAGCGGGACATAGGCCCGGGGGACAGCGCCGTCGCGCACGCGGTGGTGCTGTCGGCCGAAACATACCCGATAAACCCCCGCAAGGTGCAGGTGAGGGTGGGTGTCCGGCTCGACGTCACCGTCTATCACGCGGGGTGCTGGGAGATTTGCCAGGATGTGGAAGAAGCGGCGCTGTATGGCATTCACACGCGCCGGGAGATCGGGAGCGCCTACCTGCCGGTGGCCGTGAACGGCAGGACCTTCACGGTGACGGACGAGTGGGAGGTGCCGGGCAGCCGCCCGCCGGTGTATGAAATTCTGAGGACCGACGTGCGGCTGCACACCCAAGAGGCCAAACCCGTCGGGAACAAGCTGGTATTTAAAGGCGCCGCCTTTTTGCGCGTTCTCTACGCGGGTCCGCCCAGCGGCGCGGATCTCGCCGACGACATCGTCCTGCTGGAACAGGAGGTGCCGTTTTCCCAGATCATCGAGTGGGGGGGCGGCGAGGAGACATGCGACTGTACGGTGGACCTGCAGCTGGCCGGGTTGGAGCTCGATCTGCGCGCCGGCCTTGCCGGTGAGAGCCGGCTCCTCGGGGTGACGCTGCAGATAGACGCCCAAGCCGTCGGCATGTCCCCGCGCGACGTGGAGGCCGTGGTGGACCTGTACTCGACCGATTACGGTCTGCTGCCGGAGTTTCGCGTCTACCGGGCGGTACGGCTGCTGGACCGGTCGGTGCGCCGGCAGGCCGTGCGCGAAAGCAATGAGACGGGCCGCCCGGTCAGTGCGGTGACGGACGCCCAGGTGACGCTCGGCCCCGTGACGCAGCAGCGGACGGAGAACCAGTTGACACTCACCGCGCAGGCTGCCGTGAACGTCGTCTACCTGGCGGACGACAAACGGTTCTATGCGCTCTCGTGGCAGTTTCCCGTGTCCTGCGTATTGGAGGCGCCCGCCGACGCCGGGTGTACGGCGACGGCCCGCGTGGAGGGAGATGTGCTGGCCACCGGCACGCACGACGGCGTGGAGGTTCGGTTCCCGGTGGATTTTGCCGCCACGGTGTCGGCCGTCGAGCCGCTGACAGTCCTGGCCGCCGTGGATATCGACCAGGAGGCGGCCAAAGACCGTGCCGGCCGGCCCTCGGTGGTGCTGCGGCGCGCCGGCGGGGGCGAGACCCTGTGGCAGATTGCGAAGGCCCACGACACGACGATGGAGGACATCGCGCAGGCCAACTGTTTGGAGGGGGAGGCGCCCCTTCCGGCCGGGCAGATGCTGTTGATCCCGCGGCACCGGTGA
- a CDS encoding tyrosine-type recombinase/integrase has translation MDYRLETSPLLREFLTYHETIRGHARRTTDEYFLDLRSFFRFLKTLRGLVPPETDFDSIPIDDVDVTLAASVTLGDVYAYMSYLARDRAVQPNSPHTGYGLGAPARARKAAAIRSFYKYLTVKAHLLAENPVQDLDAPKLRKSLPRYLSLEECEALLAAVKGPYRERDYCMLVLFLHCGLRLSELAGLNLSDVRDDTLRVVGKGDKERLLYLNDACLDALARWRTVRENWPSLDKNALFVSRNRRRLSVKTIHITVKKHLTAAGLDNTLYSSHKLRHTAATLMLQNGVDVRTLQELLGHEHLNTTQIYTHVEGAELRAAARAHPLSRRRQDDAP, from the coding sequence TTGGACTACCGCTTGGAGACCTCGCCGCTGCTGCGCGAGTTTTTGACTTATCACGAGACCATACGGGGCCACGCCCGCCGAACGACCGACGAGTACTTCCTCGACCTTCGGTCTTTTTTTCGTTTTCTCAAGACGCTGCGCGGTCTCGTACCGCCGGAAACCGACTTCGACAGCATCCCCATCGACGACGTGGACGTGACCCTCGCGGCCTCCGTCACACTCGGCGACGTCTACGCGTATATGTCCTACCTGGCGCGCGACAGGGCGGTGCAGCCAAACAGTCCGCATACCGGCTACGGCTTGGGGGCGCCGGCCCGGGCCCGCAAGGCGGCCGCCATCCGCTCCTTTTACAAATACCTCACCGTCAAGGCACATCTGCTGGCCGAAAACCCGGTGCAGGATCTGGACGCCCCCAAACTGCGCAAAAGCCTGCCGCGCTACCTCTCCCTCGAGGAGTGCGAGGCGCTGCTGGCCGCTGTCAAGGGCCCGTACCGCGAGCGGGACTACTGTATGCTCGTCCTCTTTCTGCACTGCGGCCTGCGGCTCTCGGAACTGGCCGGGCTGAATCTCTCCGACGTGCGCGACGACACACTGCGCGTCGTGGGCAAGGGCGACAAGGAGCGCCTTTTGTACTTAAACGACGCCTGCCTGGACGCTTTGGCCCGGTGGCGGACCGTGCGGGAGAATTGGCCCTCTCTCGACAAAAACGCGCTCTTCGTCTCGCGCAACCGCCGCCGCCTCAGTGTGAAAACCATTCATATCACGGTCAAGAAGCATCTGACCGCCGCCGGCCTCGACAACACGCTCTACTCCTCGCACAAGCTTCGGCACACGGCGGCCACGCTCATGCTGCAAAACGGCGTGGACGTCCGCACCCTGCAGGAACTGCTGGGGCACGAACATCTCAACACCACGCAGATTTATACGCACGTCGAGGGCGCGGAACTGCGCGCGGCCGCCCGGGCTCACCCACTCAGCCGGCGGCGGCAGGACGACGCGCCCTGA
- a CDS encoding heme-binding protein has product MSTFVLTEEICEALAQAAKEASRSLGVGVTFSVADENGNLRLLQRFGDAILPSIEISQNKAYTAAVLRQPTAEFGQIAQVGASAFGINVTNSRLVIFGGGFPLQTGGRTVGGIGVSGGSVQEDETVAHAVLRTFETLAAG; this is encoded by the coding sequence ATGAGCACATTTGTCTTGACGGAGGAGATCTGCGAGGCGCTGGCGCAGGCCGCCAAGGAGGCGTCCCGTTCGCTTGGCGTGGGCGTCACCTTCTCCGTAGCCGACGAAAACGGCAACCTCCGCCTGCTGCAGCGCTTCGGCGACGCCATTTTACCCAGCATCGAGATTTCACAGAACAAAGCCTACACCGCCGCGGTGCTGCGTCAGCCGACGGCCGAGTTTGGCCAGATTGCTCAAGTGGGCGCCAGCGCGTTCGGCATCAACGTGACCAACAGCCGCCTTGTCATCTTTGGCGGCGGTTTTCCGCTGCAGACCGGCGGCCGGACTGTGGGCGGCATCGGCGTCAGCGGCGGCAGTGTGCAGGAGGACGAGACCGTGGCCCACGCGGTTCTGCGCACCTTCGAAACCCTCGCGGCCGGATGA